In Rhizobium sp. BG4, the genomic stretch CGCGCCGTCGCGGGTATCGGCTCCGGCTTCAACGCGGTGACGCTGGCCGAGGGCATCGAGACCGAAGAGCAGCTGGACAGGTTGCGCCAGGAAGGTTTTGCCGAGGTGCAGGGCTATCTGCTCGGCAAGCCGATGCCGCAGCGCGAGGCCGAGCGGCTGATCGATGCCGAAGCGCCGCTAAAGCGCGCCGCCCACGGTTGAGATCATCGCATCGAAGGCATCCGCCGCCTTGCTGCGATAGCGCTCCTCATGCCGCAGCAGGAAGAATGGCCGTGGCAGCGGCGTTACCGCCACTTCGGCGATCGATCCGCTCTTCAGAAACGGCGCGGCGATGCTGCGCGACATCAGCGTCGCGCCCAAACCTGCCTCGACGGCGCCGATGATTGGCTCGTTGGCGGGCATCATCAGCGCCACGTCGAGCGCTGCAAGCGTCATGCCCTTCGCCTCGATCATGCTCTCGAATGCGTGGCGGGTGCCGGATCCCGCCTCGCGCACCACCCAGGACGTCTGTTTGAAATCCTTCACACGGCGCGGCTTGCCATCTGCCCACGGGTGGTCGCGGCCGACGATGACGATCATCTCGTCGATCGCCACTTGCCGGGCTGCGACGCCGCGCCTCTCCTCCCGCCACTCGATCAGCCCGATTTCCGCCTTGCCGTTCATAACGGCATCGGCGGTGTCCGCCGTATTGCCGATGCCGACATTGAGCTTGATGCCGGGATAGCGGCTGCGATAGGCGGCGAGCTTCGGCCCCAGCCAATGGGCGGCGACCGTCTGGCTAGTGGCGATCGACAGCTCGCCATGCATCAGGCCCGAGAGATCCATCAGCGCCGCTTCCGCCGCCCGGGCGCTCGCCAATACCTGCTGCGCTTCTTTCAGGAACAACTGGCCGGTCTGGTTGAGAACTATCGAGCGGCCGACGCGATCGAACAACGTCACGCCATGGCGCGTTTCCAGCGCCGTGATCGCGGCGCTGACGGCCGATTGCGTCATGTTCAGATGTTCCGCGGCCCGCGTCACATGCTGGCGGGCGGCGACTTCGACGAAGATGCGGAGCTGTTCCAAGGTCATATGTTCGATTTTATCGAATGAAATGACAATTACAATTCGTTGGAAGCGATTAATTGAGGCGTTTATTCGTGATGCCAGAAAGACGAGGCAAGCGGCATGACCATTCTCATGAAAATCGAAACCGACGGTATCTCCAGCGAGGGCCTGCGGATCATCCGCCATTTCACCCCCAACTGGTTCGCGGCGACGATGGGCACCGGGATCCTTGGTGTCTGTTTGGCGCAGTTTCCGTCAGCCCCCGTGCTCTACAGTGTGGGCGAGGTACTGTGGATCCTGAACATCCTGCTCTTTGCGGGGCTGACCGCGATCTATGCCGCGAAATGGGTTCTCTACCCCGCGGATGCCCAGCGCGTCCTCAATCATCCGGTGCTGTCGATGTTCTTCGGCTGCATTCCGATGGGCTTGCCACCATCATCAACGGCTTCGTGATCTTCGGTGTGCCGCTGATGGGCGATACGGCGATCGAGATCGCCGAGGTACTCTGGTGGCTCGATGCGGTGCTGGCTGTGCTCGCTGGTCTCTCCATCCCCTTTGCGATGTTCACGCGCCAGCAGCACGCGATCCATGAGATGACCGGCGTCTGGCTGTTGCCGGTCGTTGCCTCGGAGGTCACCGCAGGCGGCGGCGCGCTGCTGATCCCGCATCTTGCGGGGGATGGCGCGCAGTTCACCATGCTGTTCACCAGCTATGTGCTCTGGGCATGCTCGGTGCCGCTGGCGCTTGGTATCCTCGTCATCCTCTTCCTGCGCATGGCGCTGCACAAGCTGCCGCCGGCCAGCATGGGCGCGACCGGGTTTCTGGCGCTTGGCCCGATCGGCACCGGTGCCTTCGGCCTCGCACTTTTTGCCGCCAATAGCGGCGGCGTGCTGGCGGCAAGAGGGCTTGGCGACCTGGCCTCCGCCATGGCCGGTGCAAGCCTGCTCGGTGCCGTGCTTCTCTGGGGCTACGGGCTCTGGTGGCTGGCGATCGCCATTGCGACGACCGCAAGCCATGCCCGCGGCGGCCAGCTGCCTTTCAATCTCGGCTGGTGGGCCTTCACCTTTCCGATCGGGGTCTATGCGGTCGCTACTCTGCGCCTTGGCCAGCTTCTCGCATTTCCGCTGCTGACCTGGCTTGGCGCAGCGCTCGTTGCAGCTCTTGCGATGATCTGGATCGTCGTCAGCCTGAAGACGCTATCAGGCGCGCTGAAGGCTTCCTTTTCGCGGATCCCTGCCTCGATAACTGAATGGCCGGACGGAGCCGGAGCAGTCTTTTTGATCTCCGGCTCTTTTCTATGCTGCGCTGCACCCTAGCTCCCGGGGCATGACCGACCTTGTGAACGAAATTCGCGCCCAAGGCTTCTGGCTTCCGGACTGGCTGGCAAGCACCGTCATCTTCGCCGCCGTCGTGGCGCTGGCGCTCTTCATCCACCGGCTCGCCTTCCGCCTGCTGACACGCATCGTTGCCGAGCGGGATCTCTTCTGGCGATCGCTGGTTTCGCGCCTCGAACGGGTGGCGCGGCTGGCGATCCTGACCGCGGCGCTGTCCTTTGCCGCCACCGTCTCGCCGCTGACGGAATATCAAGCCTCGACGCTGCGCCACATCCTGCTGATCGCCTTCATCATTCTCGTTGCGGCGATGGCGCGGACCGCCAAGCATATCTGGATGACCGTCTATCTCCGGCGCTTCAAGCTGGATGCCGAGGACAATCTTCTCGCCCGCAAGCACGTGACCCAGTCGCGCATCATAGAGCGGATCGCCGACCTCCTGATCGTCATGGTGGCGATCGCCTCCTGCCTGATGACCTTCGATGCCGTCAAGCAGTATGGCGTCAGCCTGCTGGCGTCGGCCGGTGTCGCCGGTATCGTCGTTGGTCTGGCGCTCCAGCCGGTGCTGAAGAACCTGTTTGCCGGCATCCAGCTGGCCATCACCCAGCCGATCCGCATTGACGATGCGCTGCTCGTCGAGGGCGAGTGGGGCAATGTCGAGGAGATCACTTCCACCTATGTCGTCGTGAAGATCTGGGACTGGCGGCGGCTGATCCTGCCGCTCAGCTACTTCATCGAGAACCCCTTCCAGAACTGGACCCGCGAAAGCGCCTCGCTGATCGGCAATGTCATGCTTTATCTCGATTACAGCGTGCCGGTGCCCGTCATCCGCAGGAAGGTGGAGGAGATCCTGGCCGCCTCGAAACTCTGGGACAAGCGGGTGGTCAATGTCGCCGTCACCGATTTCAAGGAGAGCGTGATGGAAATCCGCATCCTCGCGTCGGCGTCCAATTCCGGCCGCACCTTCGACCTGCGCTGCGAAATCCGCGAAAAGCTGATCGATTTCATCCAGCAGGACTATCCGCATGCGCTGCCGCACGTGAGGGCGGTGATGGATGGCGGCAACGGTGTGCCGCGCAGGCAGGCAGCGGAGTGAGGCCGTTCTACGCGCCCCTTGCGTGACGGGGCGT encodes the following:
- a CDS encoding mechanosensitive ion channel domain-containing protein, with amino-acid sequence MTDLVNEIRAQGFWLPDWLASTVIFAAVVALALFIHRLAFRLLTRIVAERDLFWRSLVSRLERVARLAILTAALSFAATVSPLTEYQASTLRHILLIAFIILVAAMARTAKHIWMTVYLRRFKLDAEDNLLARKHVTQSRIIERIADLLIVMVAIASCLMTFDAVKQYGVSLLASAGVAGIVVGLALQPVLKNLFAGIQLAITQPIRIDDALLVEGEWGNVEEITSTYVVVKIWDWRRLILPLSYFIENPFQNWTRESASLIGNVMLYLDYSVPVPVIRRKVEEILAASKLWDKRVVNVAVTDFKESVMEIRILASASNSGRTFDLRCEIREKLIDFIQQDYPHALPHVRAVMDGGNGVPRRQAAE
- a CDS encoding LysR family transcriptional regulator produces the protein MTLEQLRIFVEVAARQHVTRAAEHLNMTQSAVSAAITALETRHGVTLFDRVGRSIVLNQTGQLFLKEAQQVLASARAAEAALMDLSGLMHGELSIATSQTVAAHWLGPKLAAYRSRYPGIKLNVGIGNTADTADAVMNGKAEIGLIEWREERRGVAARQVAIDEMIVIVGRDHPWADGKPRRVKDFKQTSWVVREAGSGTRHAFESMIEAKGMTLAALDVALMMPANEPIIGAVEAGLGATLMSRSIAAPFLKSGSIAEVAVTPLPRPFFLLRHEERYRSKAADAFDAMISTVGGAL